One Gossypium hirsutum isolate 1008001.06 chromosome A11, Gossypium_hirsutum_v2.1, whole genome shotgun sequence genomic window carries:
- the LOC107923367 gene encoding uncharacterized protein — translation MSTRGTHECGICGRGRGRTGARAESSSLGSMPNLDSSETPVLPAAETGSVTRVAPTVAEYWLEATKRIMSDIDCTLGQKLKGAVSLLRNEAYQWWLSIEEGTQPNRLNWDFFKTASQGKYMGASYVDARKREFMNLTQCDRFVVEYEAEFLMLSRYARGILASKYKKCVQFEDGLRDSLTDSLRVLIAPQRE, via the exons aTGAGCACTCGTGGAACTCACGAATGTGGTATTTGtggccgtggtagaggccgtacgggggctcgagctgagtcttctTCTCTAGGCAGTATGCCAAATTTAGATTCGAGTGAGACACCAGTTTTGCCTGCtgctgagactgg GAGTGTCACTAGAGTTGCCCCtactgtggctgagtattggttggaggccaccaaGAGAATTATGAGCGATATAGACTGTACTCTAGGGCAGAAACTTAAGGGTGCAGTGTCTTTGCTTCGCaacgaggcatatcagtggtggttatCAATAGAGGAGGGTACTCAGCCTAATCGTTTGAACTGGGACTTCTTCAAGACTGCCTCTCAGGGAAAGTATATGGGGgcgagctatgtggatgctcgtaagcgtgagttcatgaatctcacgcaaTGTGATAGATTTGTGgtcgagtatgaggctgaatttctaATGTTGAGCCGTTACGCTCGAGGTATTTTGGCGTCTAAGTACAAGAAATGTGTTCAATTTGAGGACGGTTTGAGGGATAGTTTGACGGATAGTTTGAGGGttctgattgctccgcagagggagtga